The Pseudochaenichthys georgianus unplaced genomic scaffold, fPseGeo1.2 scaffold_443_arrow_ctg1, whole genome shotgun sequence genomic sequence AAATGTACAATATAAAGCTCGAAGCTAGCAACAAGTGAAGAAAGGTCACAGAAGTGGAAATCAATCGAGTccttttttattcatgtgtCAACCCTATGGACATTTTGGAACAATTTAAACTGATATTAGAATAAACTCCGAACCCGACCTATTTTCTCTGCGCTTTCTGGTCCGCACTATGCCTGACTTTTGTACTGCTGGTGCAGCATGAGGACGTCTTCCTGGGAGACCCTGGTCCATCCTTCGCTGTGGACGTGGTACAGGTTGACCTGCCCCCCGCTGTAGGCGTCACGGTACGTGGCCTGGTAGATGGCGCGGCGGCCGAGCTCGCATGCCTCCTCCACGGTCAGGTCCTGTCGCAGGCCACTGTCGATCACGCCGTAAGCGTACATGGAACCAGAGCCGACTGCAAAGAGGTCGCCGCACACCCGGTTCCCCTCGGAGTCGACGTAGTACAGCCCTGGGGACGAATCACAAAAAGGTAGGTGAGGGAGGTGATGGAAAACTGCTGTAGGAGCCATGAAGTGTGAGGGGGGTcgctgtgttttttttgttgaccgCAACTTCGTCATAGCTGGATTATTCTGATTATCTGTTTGTGCACGTTATATTAAGTTGATAATTTGTATTAATTAAGTTCTTGTTTAAAGCTTTTTTGGATCTCAGCATATCATTTTTATATCATTTtttggatcatcggtcctggatggatatcctcgtggattcatcttcttattatacacacatgcatttccaaacatctggactacctatgttgcaaatgtattatcttttcaatttacacacggcatctattgcacgtctggccgtcctgggagagggatccctcctctgttgctctccctgaggtttctcccatttttccctttaaacttggGTTTTctttcggaagtttttccttgtacgatgtgagggtctaaggacagagggtgtcgtattgtcatactgatattctgtacacactgtgaagaccactcagacaaatgtaacatttgtgatattgggctatataaataaacattgattgattgattgattgatagcacatctgaaaaaaaagaagcttCTCAGTCACTTTGTCTCCTGAAGTCAATAGAGAAGGTGATGGAAAACTACCCTAAGGGCGATGTGTTCGATACAAAAGTATCCTCCATTCTCCTGACTCAGGTGTTGAGCTTTGTCTGGAAAACTGAGATGCTGTACATCTAATATggccaaacaaacacacacactatgttCTCAGGAGAAAGAATATGAACAGCTGCAACCTCTCCAAGTGAAGTAAG encodes the following:
- the LOC117442577 gene encoding proteasome subunit beta type-5-like; translated protein: MAGGAADCSFWERLLARQCRIYELRNKERISVAAASKLLANMVYQYKGMGLSMGTMVCGWDKRGPGLYYVDSEGNRVCGDLFAVGSGSMYAYGVIDSGLRQDLTVEEACELGRRAIYQATYRDAYSGGQVNLYHVHSEGWTRVSQEDVLMLHQQYKSQA